The Avibacterium sp. 20-132 genome segment TATTATTGAAAGATGCGTGAATATGAGCAACGCCATCTACTACTTGTTTTTTTACACGTTTACGTGCACGAACTGGTGTTTTTGCCATTTAATTTACCCCGACTTATTTCTTGATCGGCTTACGTGGACCCTTACGGGTACGCGCATTAGTTTTAGTACGTTGACCACGCACCGGTAAGCTACGACGATGACGTAAACCACGATAACAACCTAAATCTAATAGGCGTTTAATGTTAAGTGTTACTTCACGACGTAAGTCACCTTCAACGGTAAATTTACCAACTTCGTCACGCAGTTTATCAATCTGCTCTTCAGACAATTCTCTGATCTTAACGTCTTCAGCAATTCCTGTTGCAGCACAAATAGCTTTTGCTCTAGTTTTGCCGATACCGTAAATTGATGTTAATGCAATTACAGTATGTTTTTGATCAGGAATGTTAATGCCTGCAATACGGGCCACTATGCACTCCTATTATTTTAACTAATTTGACATACTGATCTTGAAAAGCCCGTTTTCAGGATACTCAAACAGTATGTCAAGGACATAAATGAGCTGAGCATTATATATGCCCAGCTGGTTCTTTGCAAGAAAAATATCAATTAACCTTGACGTTGTTTATGTTTAGGGTCGCTACATAATACACGAACAACACCTTCACGTTTAACAATTTTACAGTTACGACATAATTTCTTTACGGAAGCACGAACTTTCATTGCTTATCCCTTTTACTATATGAGCATTACTGCCCAAAACCTTTAAGGTTTGCTTTTTTCAACGCAGATTCATATTTTGTTGACATTAAATGACTTTGAACCTGAACGATGAAATCCATAATTACCACTACAACAATCAGCAAAGATGTACCACCGAAATTGAATTGAACATTCCACGCTGACGTCATAATATAAGGAACTAAACACACGAATGTAATATATAGACCGCCAATCAAAGTTAAACGGGTCATTATTTTATCAATGTAGCGTGATGTCTGTTCACCTGGTCTAATTCCCGG includes the following:
- the rpsM gene encoding 30S ribosomal protein S13; translation: MARIAGINIPDQKHTVIALTSIYGIGKTRAKAICAATGIAEDVKIRELSEEQIDKLRDEVGKFTVEGDLRREVTLNIKRLLDLGCYRGLRHRRSLPVRGQRTKTNARTRKGPRKPIKK
- the rpmJ gene encoding 50S ribosomal protein L36, giving the protein MKVRASVKKLCRNCKIVKREGVVRVLCSDPKHKQRQG